From Gemmatimonadaceae bacterium:
CTTCGCCTGCCGGTGCACCACCGGCTTCTCCTTCACGACACGCCTCTTTCTCGACGCCACCCGCCTCGGCTCCGCGCGCACCGGCACCTTCTCGGCGACCGCTTCCGTCGCCGACGGAGCCGTCACCGAGATGCCGTACTGCTCGGGATCATTTCCAACCTTCGCCGCCGCGATCAACTTCGGCACGTAGTCCTGCGTCTCCTTCGGCAGCACCGGCAGAATCTTGAAGAAATCCTCATCGGTCCCCGTGTCCCTGCCGGTGACGCGACGCAGCGCGCGCAGCACCGTACCTTCGCCCGAGTTGTACGCCGCCGCGGCGAGATACCACGAGCCGAACCGATCGTGCAGCGCCGACAGATACTCCACCGCGGCGTCCGTCGCGCGCGCCGGATCGCGGCGTTCGTCCACGCCGCCGCGCACGGTCAAACCGAACCGGCGCGCGGTCGCGCTCATGAACTGCCACAATCCCACCGCGTGCACCGGCGACTTCGCGTTCGGGTTGAACTCCGATTCGATCATCGCGAGATAGATGAGATCCTTCGGCATCTTCTTCGCGGCGAGCTTGTCGGTGATCATCGTCGAGTACTTGCCCATGCGTCCAAGCGCTTTGGAAAAGTCGGCGCTCATCGACGTCGAGAGCCTGTTCACCCAGAAGTCCACGCGGCTGTGATCGATGTTCAGGTCGAGCCCGCCGGCCGACGCGACGACCGTCGGCTTCGTGATCTCCGTCGCCCTGCTGAGCTTGGCGAGCAGCGACGCCGAGTCGGCGGGGTTGGACGCAGCGAGTGCCGCGCCCACGGTGGTGTGCGGCAGAAACGCCGTGCGATGAATGGTGCCCGCCGCGATCGCACCCCCGAGCACGATGATGCCGGCTTTGATACCAAAGCGGGCAACAGCGTCCTTGGCGGTCGCAACCAAGCGGTGGCGGCCTGAGGCGCAAGTTGTTGACATGATTTAACTTACGCAGAAAGTCGTGCGCCCGGCAGACTTGTATTTTGGAAACTAGTCCAAATTAGACTAGCAAGCTCAGCGGCAACTCAGCGAGCTCGGCTGGGTGCAATCTTGTCGAACGGCACGTTGCCGATCGCGTACGAGCTCCAATCCTTGTAGTCGAAGTGCCACCACTCGGTGGGATTCACCGTGAAGCCTTCGTGCTCCATGACGCGCCGCAAGAGCGCGCGATGCCACCGTTGGAGCGAGGTGCCGCCCGGATAATTCGCGTACGCGCGATCCGTGCTTTCGTCGTACGTGCTCGGCATCTCGACCGGTTGGCCGTTCGGCAACTCGTACAAGGTGAGATCCACCGCCTCACCGCGATTGTGCCGCGAGCCCTGCGCGGGATTCGCGACGAGCCACCGCTTGTCGGCCGGCGTTGCGTCCCAGAACATCTTCGTCACGTACCACGGACGATACGCATCGTGAATCAGCAGGCCGTAGCCGAGCGGCGCGAGCAGTCGATTCGCGCGCGCGACGGCTTCGGCGGCCGGCCGCTGCATGAACGCGCGCGCTTCGGTATAGAAGCGAGTGCCGAGGAAGTTGTTGGTCGTCGCGTAGCGGATCTCGAGCTTGATCGACGGATCGAGGCTCGTGAGCTCGACCAGGTCCGGTGCGCGAAAATTTCCGTGCTCCGCCGGTGGCGATGCGGCAAGCGCCTCGACACGCAGTTCTTCGACGGGACGCACGGGCGTCACGCGCAGCTGATTGGTTCCCGGCCGCGGCTCGATGTCGCGGCGCGGAATGGTCGTGCTGCCGATGCTCATCCAGCGCGCGCGTCCCGATACATCGCGCACGAACGTGATGCGATCCGCGGATACGCCGAGCAGCGACTGAGTCAGCGCGCGGTCGGCGGTGAATGCGTCGTTCGATTGTGGGGCGAGCGGCGTCATGTGCCGCGTCGTGTCGGCGATCCACAAGCGCCCCGAGTCCTCGAGCACCAGGCGTTCGCCGGTCGGCGCGTCGTATTCGCCGATCAATCCGAGCCAGGCACGCGGCGGCGCGTCGGGCATTTCGCCGGGCAGGAGCCAGGCGGCCTGCCCGGCGGGCGGTATAGGGTACGACGGGGTCGCGCTTCGGCGACAGGCAGCGACCGCAAGGAGAAGTATTAGAGAACGCTTATTGATCGTCATCCGGGTGGCAGATGCCGGCGCGCCTGGTCGCGTGTCACGCCGAGCAGGCCGAGCACTTCGTCGAGTCCCTGGTTCAGAAGATCGTGAACCGCCGACGCCGCGTCGGCGCGAAGTCCGCCGCTGGACTCCTCGGTTTCCGGCTCGGGCGTTTGCGCGTCGTCACTGCCGGAGAATCTATCCACGATGGCGTCCTTGGCGGCAACGGCGCCGCCGGCGATCGCCGGGCCGGCGCTTTTCGCGCCTTCGAGTGCCGCGCTCGCGGCTTTCTTGTCCGCGCCCGTGAGTCCGATCGCCAGGCCGGCGCCGACGGCGAGACCGATCGCGATCCACGGATACTCGCGCGCGTAGTGCAGCGGATTGACGGCTTCCTTCGCGCGCTCGACACGTTGCGACACCGTGTCCTTCAATTCATCGGCCGTCTCCGCGAGACGGGCGCGTGTATCCATGATCTCGTTGCGAGCCTGCTCGATGTCCGGCGACATGGGTTCCTCGGGGTTGCTTCGTTGCTTCACTGCTTCCGCTCGGTTGCAGAAGTCGCGCCGATGGCGCTCCACACCGCCTCTACATTTCGCCATGGCAGTCTTCTCGGTGCTGGATCTCGCGCCGATCGTTCAAGGTGGAACGGCGGCGGAAGCGTTTCATAGATCGGTGGATCTTGCGCGGCACGCGGAGCAGTGGGGCTATCGCCGGTTCTGGCTGGCGGAGCATCACAGCATGCCGGGCGTCGCGAGTGCGGCGACGTCGGTGGTGATCGCGCACGTAGCCGCTGGGACGTCGACGATTCGCGTGGGCGCCGGCGGCATCATGCTGCCGAATCATTCGCCGCTGTTGATCGCCGAGCAGTTCGGCACGCTCGAGTCGCTTTATCCGGGGCGCATCGATCTCGCGCTCGGGCGGGCACCCGGCTCGGATCAACTCACGGCGATCGCGCTGCGCCGTACGAACGCGGCCGCCGACGCATTTCCCCAGGACGTCGCCGAGTTGATCGCGTACTTTCGCGAACCCGAGCAGGGGCAGGAAGTCGTGGCGGTGCCGGGCGCGGGATTGCGCGTGCCGATCTGGATTCTTGGATCGAGCATGTTCGGCGCGCAGCTGGCTGCGTACATGGGATTGCCGTTCGCGTTTGCGTCGCACTTCGCGCCGGCGTACCTCATGCCGGCGATCGAGACGTATCGCAGCCGCTTTCAGCCGTCGGAGTTTCTCGAGCGGCCCTACCTGATGCTCGGCGCGTCGGTCATCGCGGCCGATTCAGATGCCGAGGCGCGGCGGTTGTTCACGTCGTTTCAGCAGTCGTTCATCAGTATGCGGCGCGGCCGGCCAATCCAGTTTCCGCCGCCGGTCGACGAGCTGAAGATTCAATTGTCGCCGTTGGAGCGCGCGCAGTTCGAGCCAATCCTTGGGAACGCAATCGTCGGGTCACCCCTGACAATTCGTGCGCGAGTCGACAAATTCATCGACGAGACCGGTGCGAACGAGCTCATCATCTCGTCGCAGATCTACGACCATGCTGCGCGATTACGGTCGTATGAAATCGTCTCCGAGCTCCAGGGTGACGACGCCCCGTCTCGAACGGTGTGACTGGAGAGAGCGTGACCATGCCTCGTGTGATTCGATTCGCCGTCGCCGCAACCGTCACGACATTGCTGGGCGCGATGGCGTGCTCGAATGGCGACCGCTCGGTGACCGAGCCGTCGAATCAGCTCGATGTGGCGGCGCTGCTCGCCGCGGCGGCGAGCGGTGAGCCGTCGGCCTATCCGACGGGCGCGCCGGCGATCGCGCTGCCCGTCCCGTCGACCGCGGTGCTGGGAGGCTGCACGTACTCGGCGGCCAATCAGCGTTTCGACTGCGCGCCGCGAACGATCCTCGGGCTCACGTACAAGAGCTCGTATTATCTGCTCGCGGCCGACGGTACTTCGCTGTCGACGCCAGACGCGAGCAAGGTCGCGGCGCTCCGCACGGTGTTCGACGTCACGGGCACCATCATTTCGGCGTCGGCCGTCGCCGGGGTGAAGGACTCGATGTCGGTCAATCACCACGACGACCTGACGCTCTCCGGTCTGCTCACGGGCAACCGCACGGAGAATGGCACGTCGACCGATCACGACTTCATCGTGTTCGACATCAATGGAACGCGCACGACGGACAAGATCGACACCAACGGCCGCACGACGAACCTCGTGCTCACCACCGGCAGCCGCTATCCGACGTCCGGCACGATCGCAACGGACGCGACGACCACGGCGAACTTCGGATCGACGCCGACGTCCTTCACCATTCACTCGGCGCTCACGTTCAACGGCACGAGCACGGTGACGCTGGTGACGACGATCGATGATGAGTCGACGCCGGTGACGTGCCACATCGACCTGGTGAACTTCACGACGACCTGCAGCTGAGACCGTCGCCGAGTTCGGCGGTACGACGGCGGTACGACGGCGCGCGCGCACGTCCTTTGAATAGAAACGAAGCCATGAAACAGCTTCGCTTTCTTCCGATCGCGGCCTCGGCAGTTCTCGCCGCCGCGTGCAGCGCGACGAACGACACCTCGCCGAACGACAAGACGCTGGACATCAATACCGTGCTGACGCAGGTGTCGGCGGGCGATCCATCGACGTTCGCGGGCGTGCGGACCGCGTTTGCGCTCCCCACGGTGGCGACAACGGCGACGCTTCCGACCTCCTGCACGTACTCGCCGGCCAATCAGCGGTTCGACTGCGCGCCGGTCAAGATTGGCTCATTGACCTTCACGACGTCGTACTATGTGCTCGACGCAGCCGGCGGCTCGCTCACCACGACGAATGCGACGCTGGCCGCGGCCGTCCGCGTGATCACCGACGTGACCGGGTTGGTCGACGTGACCTCCACGGGAAGCGTCAACGTCACGGTGAACAAGCACAGCGATCTCACAATGAGCGGACTGATTTCAGGTCCGCGCGTGTTGAATGGCACGTCGACCGAGCATGATTTGCTCGCGACGTCTGGTTCGGTCTCGACGTCGACGACGATCGATCTCACGAGCACCACGTCGAACGTCGTGCTGCCGTCGGCGACGACGAGCAACTGGCCTCAATCGGGTTCGATCACGAGCGACCTTGCCGACGCCACGAAGATCGGATCGCTGCCCGCCGTGCCGACATCCATGCATTCGGTGATCACGTTCAATGGCACGAGCATCGTGACGTTCATGTCGACGATCGCGGGTACAACGCAGACGTGCCGGATCGATCTGTCGGGCAATACGGCTGCGTCGTGTGTGTAGCTGAGGAACGCAGAGCGCACTACGCGCTCCGCATTCCTTCCTCGGTGAGGATCTCGTTCGACACGGCGCGAACGAGATCGTCGCCGGGGTCGGTCAGGCGCTTCCGCTTCCAGTCGCCGCGCGCGTAAACCGCCATCGTGATCAGGGCGATGACCACGTTCGAGATCGGAAACGCCCACCAGATGCCGTGCGCGCCCATGGTGGTGTGTTCGGCGAAGACGTAAGCGAGCGGGAACTGGAGCACCCACTGCGACACGAGCGTGAGGATCATCGTCACGACCATGTTGCCCGAGGCGCGCAACACGCCGGTGAGCGAAAACTGCGCGCCGAGGAATCCCCACGACAGCGCCATCGTGCGAAGAAAGACGGTGCCTTC
This genomic window contains:
- a CDS encoding LLM class flavin-dependent oxidoreductase — encoded protein: MAVFSVLDLAPIVQGGTAAEAFHRSVDLARHAEQWGYRRFWLAEHHSMPGVASAATSVVIAHVAAGTSTIRVGAGGIMLPNHSPLLIAEQFGTLESLYPGRIDLALGRAPGSDQLTAIALRRTNAAADAFPQDVAELIAYFREPEQGQEVVAVPGAGLRVPIWILGSSMFGAQLAAYMGLPFAFASHFAPAYLMPAIETYRSRFQPSEFLERPYLMLGASVIAADSDAEARRLFTSFQQSFISMRRGRPIQFPPPVDELKIQLSPLERAQFEPILGNAIVGSPLTIRARVDKFIDETGANELIISSQIYDHAARLRSYEIVSELQGDDAPSRTV
- a CDS encoding DUF3618 domain-containing protein, which codes for MAKCRGGVERHRRDFCNRAEAVKQRSNPEEPMSPDIEQARNEIMDTRARLAETADELKDTVSQRVERAKEAVNPLHYAREYPWIAIGLAVGAGLAIGLTGADKKAASAALEGAKSAGPAIAGGAVAAKDAIVDRFSGSDDAQTPEPETEESSGGLRADAASAVHDLLNQGLDEVLGLLGVTRDQARRHLPPG
- a CDS encoding M15 family metallopeptidase; the protein is MPDAPPRAWLGLIGEYDAPTGERLVLEDSGRLWIADTTRHMTPLAPQSNDAFTADRALTQSLLGVSADRITFVRDVSGRARWMSIGSTTIPRRDIEPRPGTNQLRVTPVRPVEELRVEALAASPPAEHGNFRAPDLVELTSLDPSIKLEIRYATTNNFLGTRFYTEARAFMQRPAAEAVARANRLLAPLGYGLLIHDAYRPWYVTKMFWDATPADKRWLVANPAQGSRHNRGEAVDLTLYELPNGQPVEMPSTYDESTDRAYANYPGGTSLQRWHRALLRRVMEHEGFTVNPTEWWHFDYKDWSSYAIGNVPFDKIAPSRAR
- a CDS encoding lytic transglycosylase domain-containing protein → MVATAKDAVARFGIKAGIIVLGGAIAAGTIHRTAFLPHTTVGAALAASNPADSASLLAKLSRATEITKPTVVASAGGLDLNIDHSRVDFWVNRLSTSMSADFSKALGRMGKYSTMITDKLAAKKMPKDLIYLAMIESEFNPNAKSPVHAVGLWQFMSATARRFGLTVRGGVDERRDPARATDAAVEYLSALHDRFGSWYLAAAAYNSGEGTVLRALRRVTGRDTGTDEDFFKILPVLPKETQDYVPKLIAAAKVGNDPEQYGISVTAPSATEAVAEKVPVRAEPRRVASRKRRVVKEKPVVHRQAKKTTKRVVHKTKR